The following proteins come from a genomic window of Lachnoclostridium phytofermentans ISDg:
- a CDS encoding ribonuclease Z yields MLDVCLLGTSGMMPLPGRWLTALMTRLNGSSLLIDCGEGTQIAIREKGWSFHSIDIICFTHYHGDHISGLPGLLLSMGNADRTQPVTVIGPKGLERVVSALRVIAPELPFELNFIEVTNPQETICVNDYVINAFRVNHNVICYGYTIEVKRTGRFIPEMAMQNEVPIELWSRLQKGQTIEKDSRVFTPDMILGPQRKGIKLTYCTDSRPVPQIIEQAQGSDLFICEGMYGEKEKQSNAIENKHMTFYEAAELAKQAGVKELWLTHYSPSLTRPEEYMKETKEIFPNAKAGKDRKSITLEFDKNE; encoded by the coding sequence ATGCTTGATGTATGTTTATTAGGAACAAGCGGGATGATGCCGTTGCCAGGACGTTGGCTTACAGCGTTGATGACTCGTTTAAATGGAAGCAGTTTATTAATAGATTGTGGGGAAGGAACGCAAATTGCAATTCGTGAAAAAGGTTGGAGTTTTCATTCTATTGATATAATTTGTTTTACGCACTATCATGGAGACCATATCAGTGGCTTACCAGGATTATTATTATCAATGGGAAATGCAGATCGGACACAACCAGTAACTGTGATAGGTCCGAAAGGTCTTGAACGTGTTGTAAGTGCGCTTAGAGTAATTGCCCCTGAATTACCATTTGAATTAAACTTTATAGAAGTTACAAATCCACAAGAAACGATTTGCGTCAATGATTATGTAATAAATGCATTTCGCGTTAATCATAATGTAATATGTTATGGATATACGATAGAGGTGAAAAGAACAGGACGTTTTATTCCGGAAATGGCAATGCAGAATGAGGTACCAATAGAGTTGTGGAGTCGCCTGCAAAAGGGGCAAACGATAGAGAAAGATAGTAGAGTATTTACACCAGACATGATATTAGGGCCACAACGTAAGGGTATAAAACTTACTTATTGCACAGATAGCAGACCAGTTCCACAAATAATTGAACAAGCTCAGGGGTCTGACTTGTTTATCTGTGAAGGTATGTATGGAGAAAAAGAAAAACAGAGTAATGCGATAGAGAATAAACACATGACTTTCTATGAGGCAGCAGAACTTGCGAAGCAAGCAGGGGTAAAAGAGTTATGGCTGACTCATTACAGTCCTTCCCTGACTAGGCCGGAAGAATATATGAAAGAAACAAAAGAAATATTCCCGAACGCGAAAGCAGGAAAAGACAGAAAGAGTATCACTCTAGAATTTGATAAAAATGAATAA